In one window of Cellulophaga sp. HaHa_2_95 DNA:
- a CDS encoding chaperone modulator CbpM translates to MDTQLIHLNDFCTSYEIEITFITELYNYDIIELKSVDDHQFIPLEELPKVEKMVRLHQDLNINIEGLEAVHQLLQRNSAMQEEIRLLKQKLNRLDAI, encoded by the coding sequence CAATTGATACATCTTAATGATTTCTGTACTAGTTACGAGATAGAAATAACCTTCATTACCGAGTTATACAATTATGATATTATCGAATTAAAAAGTGTTGATGACCATCAATTCATTCCCTTAGAGGAATTACCTAAAGTAGAAAAGATGGTACGTCTACACCAAGACCTTAACATAAATATTGAAGGGCTAGAGGCAGTGCATCAATTGCTGCAGCGCAACAGCGCCATGCAAGAAGAAATACGTCTTCTCAAGCAGAAACTCAACAGATTGGATGCTATTTAA